Proteins co-encoded in one Phorcysia thermohydrogeniphila genomic window:
- a CDS encoding polyribonucleotide nucleotidyltransferase, with the protein MSISEVATNVGGRPLRFQTGKVAKQADGAVLVSQGDTTVLVTAVMSDEPREDIDFFPLLVEYRERAYAAGKIPGGFIKREGKPTDEEVLKSRVIDRSIRPIFPKGFRNDVQVIAFVISADQENDPAVLAINGASAALHISRIPFEKPVGAVRVCRINGELVINPSYEAQQEADINLIVSGTADAVVMVEGGAKEVPEEEVLDAILFAHEEIKKIIKAQEELRTLAGKEKYEFIAPSLDEATKAKIEEWVFERIEPIITIPDKKKRREELRKLKELMLVELNIPEEEQKLAEEAFDEAEKKFVRKMVLEKGVRIDGRKPDEIRPITIEVGLLPRAHGSALFTRGQTQALVTTTLGTPEEYQLVEGLMPEEQKRFMLHYNFPPFCVGEISPLKRPGRREIGHGALAERALAPVIPPEEEFPYVIRVVSDILESNGSSSMATVCGGSLSLMDAGVPIKAQVAGIAMGLIMEEDKFVVLSDILGDEDHLGDMDFKVAGTRKGVTAIQMDLKVKGISREVLSKALAQAREGRLYILDKMDEVISKPRTAISPYAPRIVTTKIEPEKSRDLIGPSGRTIKTIIDRTGVKITIKEDGTVLVSAPSEDAAAQALKMIEDVTKDLEIGGTYLGKVTRVENYGAFVELAPGKIGLVHISKLPPEMRENIFEHIKVSDIIPVKIVEFDQLGRPKLSRIDVTPEEEKRLRQQGGFYAEPEKTDE; encoded by the coding sequence ATGTCTATATCGGAAGTTGCAACTAACGTTGGTGGCCGGCCTTTGCGCTTTCAGACAGGAAAAGTCGCAAAGCAGGCTGATGGAGCTGTCCTTGTATCTCAGGGGGACACAACCGTCCTCGTTACGGCAGTAATGAGCGATGAGCCGAGGGAGGATATAGACTTCTTCCCCCTCCTTGTTGAGTATAGAGAAAGGGCTTACGCGGCAGGAAAGATTCCCGGAGGTTTTATAAAGAGGGAGGGTAAGCCTACCGACGAGGAAGTTCTAAAGTCAAGGGTTATTGACCGTTCCATAAGACCAATCTTCCCGAAAGGTTTTAGAAACGACGTTCAGGTTATAGCCTTTGTTATATCGGCAGACCAAGAGAACGACCCTGCAGTCCTTGCAATTAACGGAGCTTCTGCTGCCCTTCACATATCAAGGATACCCTTTGAAAAGCCCGTTGGAGCTGTAAGGGTCTGCAGAATAAACGGAGAGCTCGTCATAAATCCCTCTTATGAGGCCCAGCAGGAGGCCGACATAAACCTGATAGTTTCAGGAACGGCCGACGCCGTTGTAATGGTTGAGGGAGGGGCTAAGGAAGTTCCAGAAGAAGAAGTCCTTGACGCTATCCTCTTTGCCCACGAGGAGATAAAGAAAATCATTAAAGCTCAGGAAGAGCTCCGCACCCTTGCCGGTAAGGAAAAGTACGAGTTTATCGCTCCTTCCTTAGATGAAGCCACAAAGGCCAAGATAGAGGAGTGGGTATTTGAGAGGATAGAGCCAATCATCACAATTCCGGATAAGAAGAAGAGGAGAGAGGAGCTCCGTAAACTCAAAGAGCTCATGCTCGTTGAGCTTAACATTCCGGAAGAGGAGCAAAAGCTTGCAGAGGAGGCCTTTGACGAGGCCGAGAAGAAGTTCGTCAGGAAGATGGTTCTTGAGAAGGGCGTCAGAATTGATGGAAGGAAGCCCGACGAAATCCGTCCTATCACTATAGAGGTTGGACTCCTTCCGAGGGCTCACGGTTCTGCCCTCTTTACCCGTGGACAGACTCAGGCCCTCGTTACTACCACCCTTGGAACGCCGGAAGAGTACCAGCTCGTAGAAGGTTTAATGCCTGAAGAGCAAAAACGCTTTATGCTCCACTACAACTTCCCACCCTTCTGCGTTGGAGAGATATCTCCCCTAAAAAGGCCCGGAAGGAGGGAAATTGGACACGGAGCTCTCGCAGAAAGAGCCCTTGCTCCGGTTATTCCACCGGAGGAAGAGTTCCCATACGTTATAAGGGTAGTTTCGGACATCCTTGAATCAAACGGCTCTTCATCAATGGCAACAGTTTGCGGTGGTTCTCTCTCCCTCATGGACGCCGGAGTTCCCATAAAGGCACAGGTTGCCGGCATCGCAATGGGACTCATTATGGAGGAGGACAAGTTCGTCGTCCTCTCTGACATCTTAGGGGACGAAGACCACTTGGGAGACATGGACTTTAAGGTTGCAGGAACGAGGAAGGGAGTAACTGCCATTCAGATGGACCTAAAAGTTAAAGGAATAAGCAGAGAAGTCCTCTCTAAGGCACTTGCTCAGGCAAGGGAGGGAAGGCTCTACATCCTTGACAAGATGGATGAGGTTATATCCAAACCAAGAACTGCCATTTCACCTTACGCTCCGAGAATTGTTACAACCAAGATAGAGCCAGAAAAGAGTAGAGACCTTATAGGACCTTCCGGTAGGACGATTAAGACAATCATAGACAGAACCGGCGTTAAGATAACCATTAAAGAGGACGGAACTGTTCTCGTCTCTGCCCCATCTGAAGATGCTGCAGCTCAAGCCCTCAAGATGATTGAGGACGTGACGAAGGATTTAGAGATTGGTGGAACTTACCTTGGTAAAGTTACAAGGGTAGAAAACTACGGAGCTTTTGTAGAGCTTGCTCCCGGTAAAATCGGACTTGTTCACATCTCTAAGCTTCCTCCTGAAATGAGGGAGAACATCTTTGAGCACATAAAGGTTTCCGACATCATTCCCGTTAAAATCGTTGAGTTTGACCAGCTCGGAAGACCTAAGCTCAGCCGTATAGATGTTACTCCCGAAGAGGAAAAGAGGTTAAGACAGCAGGGTGGATTCTACGCTGAACCGGAGAAGACAGATGAGTAA
- the rpsO gene encoding 30S ribosomal protein S15, whose translation MPLDKDVVQEIVKKYGFHEKDTGSPEVQIALLTERIKRLTEHFKVHKHDNNNKRALQRLVGRRKKLLKYLREKDFNRYQNIVLKLGLRK comes from the coding sequence ATGCCACTGGATAAAGACGTTGTGCAGGAGATTGTAAAGAAGTACGGCTTCCACGAGAAGGACACCGGTTCTCCAGAGGTACAGATTGCTCTCTTAACTGAGAGGATTAAGAGGCTCACAGAGCACTTCAAGGTTCACAAGCACGACAACAACAACAAGAGGGCTCTCCAGAGGCTCGTTGGAAGAAGAAAGAAGCTCCTCAAGTACCTCAGGGAGAAGGACTTTAACAGGTATCAGAATATCGTTCTTAAGCTCGGTCTCAGAAAGTAA